One stretch of Burkholderia sp. DNA includes these proteins:
- a CDS encoding IS5 family transposase → MRKDIHKKGEPKARYRVRNWAAYNEGLISRGNVTIWIDEAVLARMPDAIPTRGRPCVYGDTLIQALLGVKIVYRLTLRALQGFTQSLRDLAFPSLPVPNYTTLCRRAKTLDVELPILRDNEPIHLVVDSTGLKVYGEGEWKVRQHGYSKRRTWRKVHLALNANTGQVHAALMTNQNVADGDALAKLLDQIPREEQIDVIGGDGAYDTKPCHAAIAARSAIPSIPPREGAAHWPADMPGAAWRNGAVDAIARDGRREWKQHSGYHRRSLAENAMYRFKTLTGHCLWARHIAAQATEVAVRVGVINRMADLARPQSVRIA, encoded by the coding sequence ATGCGCAAGGACATACACAAGAAAGGTGAGCCGAAGGCACGCTACCGTGTCAGGAATTGGGCGGCCTATAATGAAGGCCTGATCAGCCGGGGGAACGTAACAATATGGATAGATGAAGCCGTCCTTGCCAGAATGCCCGATGCCATACCCACACGTGGTCGCCCGTGTGTATACGGCGATACGCTGATTCAGGCATTACTTGGCGTGAAGATCGTCTATCGACTGACCTTGCGCGCCCTGCAAGGTTTCACCCAAAGTCTGCGCGATTTGGCCTTCCCGAGCTTGCCGGTGCCGAATTACACCACGCTCTGTCGCCGGGCAAAAACGCTTGATGTCGAACTGCCGATCCTTCGTGACAATGAACCGATCCATCTGGTTGTCGACAGCACCGGTCTGAAGGTCTATGGAGAAGGTGAATGGAAGGTGCGCCAGCACGGCTACTCGAAGCGGCGCACGTGGCGTAAAGTCCATCTCGCGCTCAACGCGAATACAGGTCAAGTGCATGCCGCGCTAATGACGAATCAGAATGTGGCTGACGGTGACGCTCTGGCCAAGTTGCTCGACCAGATTCCACGCGAAGAACAAATCGATGTCATCGGCGGTGACGGTGCCTACGACACCAAGCCATGCCATGCGGCCATTGCTGCACGCAGTGCTATTCCTTCGATTCCGCCACGCGAGGGTGCCGCTCATTGGCCAGCGGATATGCCCGGTGCGGCGTGGCGTAATGGCGCGGTTGATGCAATTGCCCGTGACGGTCGTCGAGAATGGAAGCAACACAGTGGCTACCACCGGCGATCGCTTGCCGAGAATGCGATGTATCGGTTCAAGACCCTCACCGGCCACTGTCTCTGGGCGCGTCACATCGCCGCGCAGGCGACCGAGGTCGCCGTTCGCGTCGGCGTCATCAACCGCATGGCGGACCTCGCTCGTCCGCAATCCGTTCGTATCGCCTGA
- a CDS encoding glycosyltransferase family 9 protein: MFSSDRRPESILVVATRRIGDVLLTTPIVRSLKAYWPDTPIDMLVFRGTDGVLEGNPDIRRVIVVSQRAGLVERLRDAARLWRRYDLACAALSSDRPRYYTWFAGRRRVGLVDPKHVNLWTRFLLNRIAINDHQHEHTVSSTLALAPAIGVAPVPEVVTPGLGSDPAQRTRFDAQLASSPAIAAGQPLVVLHPYPMFAYKQWRRDGWAELINWLRSLGYAIALSGGPAENEREYAEQIAMAVGGEVLNLVGCLSFGESTELVRRARLFIGPDTSATHVAAATGTPVIALFGPSDPVRWGPWPQGWRGEGNPCPLVGSGRHGQVFLLQGEGNCVPCRKEGCERHVGSYSDCLLQMSTERVARVAAELLGLPAEAARSAPSQVVNTIHLVRPSA; encoded by the coding sequence CTGTTTTCCTCGGATCGACGTCCAGAGAGCATTCTGGTCGTCGCGACGCGACGCATCGGCGACGTTCTGCTGACCACGCCGATCGTCCGTTCGCTGAAGGCGTACTGGCCTGATACGCCGATTGACATGCTGGTGTTTCGCGGCACCGATGGCGTGCTCGAAGGTAATCCGGACATCCGCCGCGTGATCGTGGTGTCCCAGCGCGCTGGGCTCGTCGAGCGCCTGCGCGACGCAGCACGGCTCTGGCGCCGTTACGACTTAGCCTGTGCGGCGCTCAGCTCGGATCGGCCTCGCTATTACACCTGGTTCGCCGGGCGGCGGCGCGTGGGCCTGGTCGATCCCAAGCACGTCAATCTCTGGACGCGCTTTCTGCTGAACCGGATCGCGATCAACGACCACCAGCACGAACACACTGTGAGCAGCACGCTGGCGCTAGCACCGGCGATCGGCGTCGCACCGGTACCCGAAGTGGTCACGCCGGGGCTTGGCAGCGATCCCGCGCAGCGCACGCGTTTCGATGCGCAGCTCGCGAGCTCGCCGGCGATCGCGGCGGGTCAGCCGTTGGTGGTGTTGCACCCTTATCCGATGTTTGCCTATAAGCAATGGCGGCGCGATGGCTGGGCGGAACTGATCAACTGGCTGCGCAGCCTCGGTTACGCAATCGCCCTGAGCGGCGGTCCCGCCGAGAACGAGCGCGAATATGCCGAGCAGATCGCGATGGCGGTCGGCGGCGAAGTGCTTAACCTGGTCGGGTGCCTGTCGTTTGGCGAGAGCACCGAGCTGGTGCGGCGCGCCAGGCTGTTCATCGGCCCGGATACCAGCGCAACCCACGTGGCTGCAGCCACCGGCACACCCGTGATCGCACTCTTTGGGCCGTCCGACCCGGTGCGCTGGGGCCCCTGGCCGCAAGGCTGGCGCGGCGAGGGTAATCCCTGTCCGCTAGTCGGTTCGGGGCGTCACGGCCAGGTGTTCCTGCTGCAGGGCGAGGGCAATTGCGTGCCTTGTCGCAAGGAAGGCTGCGAGCGTCATGTCGGTAGCTACAGCGACTGCCTGCTGCAGATGTCGACCGAGCGCGTGGCGAGGGTCGCCGCCGAATTGCTGGGCCTGCCGGCCGAGGCGGCGCGTTCGGCACCTTCGCAGGTGGTCAACACCATCCACCTTGTGCGACCGTCGGCCTGA
- the smpB gene encoding SsrA-binding protein SmpB, which yields MSIIDNRKAFFDYYVEERYEAGLVLEGWEVKALRSGRSQIKEGYVIVKNAEIFLIGTHFSPLPEASTHIKPDPVRTRKLLLHREEIKRLIGKVEQRGYTLVPLNFHYKGGRVKCEIGLAKSKKLHDKRETEKKRDWEREKARIMRNSARN from the coding sequence ATGAGCATCATAGACAATAGAAAGGCATTCTTCGATTACTATGTCGAAGAACGCTACGAAGCAGGGCTCGTTCTGGAGGGATGGGAGGTCAAGGCCCTGCGCTCTGGTCGAAGCCAGATCAAGGAAGGCTATGTGATTGTCAAGAACGCCGAGATCTTCCTGATCGGCACTCACTTCAGCCCGTTGCCCGAAGCTTCGACGCACATCAAGCCCGATCCGGTGCGCACGCGCAAGCTACTGCTGCACCGTGAAGAGATCAAGAGGCTGATCGGCAAGGTCGAGCAGCGCGGCTACACGCTGGTGCCGCTGAACTTCCACTACAAGGGCGGACGAGTCAAATGCGAAATTGGTCTAGCCAAGAGTAAGAAGCTGCACGACAAGCGCGAAACTGAGAAGAAACGCGACTGGGAACGCGAAAAGGCGCGTATCATGCGCAACAGTGCCCGTAACTGA
- a CDS encoding IS5 family transposase, with product MCKDIHKTGEPKARYRVRNWAAYNEGLINRGNVTIWIDEAVLARIPDAIPTRGRPCLYGDTLIQTLLGVKTVYRLTLRALQGFTQSLRDLAFPSLPVPNYTTLCRRAKTLDVELPILRDNEPIYLVVDSTGLKVYGEGEWKVRQHGYSKRRTWRKVHLALNANTGQVHAALMTNQNVADGDALAKLLDQIPREEQIDVIGGDGAYDTKPCHVAIAARSAIPSIPPREGAVHWPADMPGAAWRNGAVDAIATDGRREWKQDSGYHRRSLAENAMYRFKTLTGNCLWARHIDSQATEVSIRVGVINRMVDLARPQSVRIA from the coding sequence ATGTGCAAGGACATACACAAGACAGGTGAGCCGAAGGCACGCTACCGTGTCAGGAATTGGGCGGCCTATAATGAAGGCCTGATCAACCGGGGGAACGTAACAATATGGATAGATGAAGCCGTCCTTGCCAGAATACCCGATGCCATACCCACACGTGGTCGCCCGTGTCTATACGGCGATACGCTGATTCAGACATTACTTGGCGTGAAGACCGTCTATCGACTGACGTTGCGCGCCCTGCAAGGTTTCACCCAAAGTCTGCGCGATCTGGCCTTCCCGAGCTTGCCGGTGCCGAATTACACCACGCTCTGTCGCCGGGCAAAAACGCTTGATGTCGAACTGCCGATCCTTCGTGACAATGAACCGATTTATCTGGTTGTCGACAGCACCGGTCTGAAGGTCTATGGAGAAGGTGAATGGAAGGTGCGCCAGCACGGCTACTCGAAGCGGCGCACGTGGCGTAAAGTCCATCTCGCGCTCAACGCGAATACGGGTCAAGTGCATGCCGCGCTAATGACGAATCAGAATGTGGCTGACGGTGACGCTCTGGCCAAGTTGCTCGACCAGATTCCACGCGAAGAACAAATCGATGTCATCGGCGGTGATGGTGCCTACGACACCAAGCCATGCCATGTGGCCATTGCTGCACGCAGTGCTATTCCTTCGATTCCGCCACGCGAGGGTGCCGTTCATTGGCCAGCGGATATGCCCGGTGCGGCGTGGCGTAATGGCGCGGTTGATGCAATTGCCACTGACGGTCGTCGAGAATGGAAGCAAGACAGTGGCTACCACCGGCGATCGCTTGCCGAGAATGCGATGTATCGGTTCAAGACCCTCACCGGCAACTGTCTCTGGGCGCGTCACATCGACTCGCAGGCGACCGAGGTCTCCATTCGCGTCGGCGTCATCAACCGTATGGTGGACCTCGCTCGTCCGCAATCCGTTCGTATTGCCTAA
- the zwf gene encoding glucose-6-phosphate dehydrogenase, which yields MKNQHNQPAQDQPVDMIIFGGGGDLAARKLLPALYMAHLHRNLSTEAHIIGVGRRDWGIDGYRKFMEEQSRPFIDGKAFAQQAWDRFLDLFQYVLIDVNEAGDYQRLVEASRKEAIRVFYLSTSPELFTTICDNLSSTNLLNESSRVVLEKPLGHDLASAQAINNDVGRHFAESQIYRIDHYLGKETVQNLMVLRFGNPIFGPLWQAPYIRSVQITVAETVGVGSRAGFYNQTGALRDMVQNHLLQLLCIVAMEPPVSLDPNAVRDEKLKVLRSLRTMTPTDIARDTVRGQYAAGAVDGQPVKGYLEEDNVPPDSRNETFVALRAYINNWRWANVPFFLRTGKRLQKRQSEIVIEFADLPFSIIPDGPRHYSNRLVIQLQPEESIQLQMLAKEPGSGMNMVPVSLNLDLQQAIPERRAEAYERLLIDVIRGRLTHFMRRDELEAAWAWIEPILDGWEQPGDRPRLYTAGTYGPAASSALLARDNMSWAEEA from the coding sequence ATGAAGAATCAGCACAACCAGCCAGCACAAGACCAGCCAGTCGACATGATCATCTTCGGCGGCGGCGGCGACCTCGCAGCACGCAAGTTGCTGCCCGCACTCTACATGGCGCACCTGCATCGTAACCTGTCGACCGAGGCGCACATCATCGGGGTCGGTCGTCGCGACTGGGGCATCGACGGCTACCGCAAGTTCATGGAGGAGCAGTCGCGACCTTTCATCGACGGCAAGGCCTTCGCCCAACAGGCCTGGGACCGCTTCCTGGATTTGTTCCAGTACGTGTTGATCGATGTCAACGAGGCCGGCGACTACCAGCGTCTGGTCGAGGCCTCCCGCAAGGAGGCGATCCGCGTGTTCTACCTGTCGACCTCTCCGGAGCTATTCACCACCATCTGTGACAACCTCTCGAGTACGAACCTGCTCAACGAAAGCTCGCGGGTGGTGCTGGAGAAGCCGCTCGGCCACGACCTGGCCTCGGCCCAGGCGATCAACAACGACGTGGGTCGTCATTTCGCGGAGTCACAGATCTACCGGATCGACCACTACCTCGGCAAGGAAACGGTGCAGAACCTGATGGTGCTGCGCTTCGGCAACCCAATCTTCGGGCCGCTGTGGCAGGCACCGTACATCCGCAGCGTGCAGATCACGGTGGCTGAGACGGTGGGCGTAGGTAGCCGAGCCGGTTTCTACAACCAAACCGGCGCGCTGCGCGACATGGTACAGAACCACCTGCTGCAGCTGTTGTGCATTGTCGCGATGGAGCCGCCGGTCTCGCTCGATCCAAACGCGGTGCGCGACGAGAAGCTGAAGGTGTTGCGCTCGCTGCGAACGATGACCCCGACCGACATCGCGCGTGACACAGTGCGCGGCCAGTACGCGGCCGGTGCCGTCGACGGCCAACCCGTGAAGGGCTACCTCGAGGAGGACAACGTGCCGCCCGATAGCCGCAACGAGACCTTCGTCGCGCTGCGCGCCTATATCAACAACTGGCGCTGGGCCAATGTGCCGTTCTTCCTACGCACCGGCAAGCGGCTGCAGAAACGCCAGTCGGAGATCGTCATCGAGTTTGCTGACCTACCCTTCTCGATCATCCCAGACGGCCCGCGCCACTACAGCAACCGCCTGGTGATCCAGCTCCAGCCGGAAGAGTCGATCCAGCTGCAAATGCTGGCCAAGGAGCCGGGCAGCGGCATGAACATGGTGCCCGTGAGCCTGAACCTGGACCTGCAGCAGGCGATTCCGGAACGGCGCGCAGAAGCCTATGAGCGCCTGCTGATCGACGTGATCCGCGGGCGCCTAACGCACTTTATGCGCCGCGACGAGCTGGAAGCCGCCTGGGCCTGGATCGAACCGATCCTCGATGGCTGGGAGCAGCCGGGCGACCGACCGCGCCTCTATACGGCTGGCACCTACGGGCCGGCCGCCTCGTCGGCCCTGCTCGCGCGGGACAACATGTCCTGGGCCGAGGAAGCCTAA
- a CDS encoding transposase produces MRVNVNGSRSIYATTPFGASVRRSEKFVAENAKRLRLIRLAGYYPKLDPDKLLKQDVKTKTLDKSRPTSKEDMIVTVRRNLHRRQKERQLMRNLFRRCCILIRNS; encoded by the coding sequence TTGCGCGTAAACGTCAACGGATCTCGCTCGATTTATGCAACAACACCATTCGGTGCATCGGTCCGCCGCAGTGAAAAGTTTGTCGCCGAGAACGCGAAACGCCTGCGGTTGATCCGTCTGGCCGGCTACTACCCCAAACTGGATCCGGACAAACTACTCAAGCAGGATGTCAAGACGAAAACGCTGGACAAGAGTCGTCCAACCAGCAAAGAGGACATGATCGTCACGGTTCGCCGGAACCTGCATCGCCGGCAGAAAGAGCGACAGCTGATGCGCAATTTGTTCAGGCGTTGTTGCATATTGATCCGCAATTCGTGA